The region CAGGACTGTGGGCCACATGACGGTGATAACCACACCTCCACGCCATCGTCGTAAAGCCTCGTGATGTATAAATGAGGGTGCAAAGGGAGAAGAGGAACCAGAGGCTGACCAGACCAGATGAAGATGGAGATTGCCGGGGTTAACTGGCTGCTTGCAGCTGCAGGGTTTCTTCTGTGGACCAGTGGCGTCTCTGCTGCACCCATGGAGTGCCACTTCAACTCCAAAGGTGAGGCCCCAATCTTTAAATTCTCATTGACTAtctttacttaaaaaattaaaacagatctccattcttaaaaaaataataataaacagcagcatGTTTCTGAGCAAATTTTCTGACTGTCACATGTTGTtccagcactgtgtgtgtttgaggggaGACACTACTCACTGGGTGAAACCTGGATGGACAACACTTGTATGCAGTGCACCTGTCTGCACCCCGTCGGTGTCGGTTGCTGTGAGACGTGAGTACACAAACTGTGTGGTTTGGTGTCCAGATGCTCACAGTTATTGTACTGCAGTCAGTCAACTTCAGAGAGACTGAACCAAATAGTACAAGTTACTTCATAGTAGTGGGTCTAAATTAATGTGCCATGAGAAAATCTGGGTTTGCTGTGTATTGCATTTGGCGGGGGTGTAAGAAGTATTCAGGGCCTTTAAGTAGAAGTAGCAacattacaatttaaaatttctCTGTTAACAGTTCTGTTTTAGTCAAATGAAAGTACAGAGAtaacagcagcaaaatgtacgtaagtatttaaagtaaaaacagaccatttcaaagtgttttataAGACTACtgtgttattattactgatataaacagcattttaacgTTGTAGCTGTGGTTGAGGCTCAGTTGAACTATTTTACATACTGTTATTCAAATAGAATATATCATATTCTATAATCGATTTTTACGATATTTTATGCGATGATCgtatgtttgtatttaaaaatcttaatttagAATGTAAGAATTAACCATAGCAGTagaataaatgtagtggagtaacAGCACAATAcatctctctgaaatgtagtgatgtAGGAGTATAAAGTAACTGAAAagaaagtacaagtacctcaaaactcAACTCAAGTACAGTTCTTGGATAAACATACTTagtactttccaccactggcatTTAAGGCTAAAGAACTTGTTCTATGCTTTTATTCAAGCCCTTTCCTCAAAATGTTGTCAAGACTTGACTGTTTTGCAGAATTCATACCATTGCAGGCAACCTCCGGCGACTGTCGATTTTCCTATATGCGCACAGTGATACCACTGAACCAGCACAAGAAACTGAGTCAAATAGTGTCGGTCCACGTTACAAAGAACAGAGTGGAGAGTGCAAAgaaaggttttttcttttttaaagccataaaagtgactgtaaaactgcaaaaagcCATCGAGTCTTCTCCTTTACCTCCATCGATATCCAGGGTACATCGGCCGGTGGATTTCCCTGCGTGGTGTGAGGTTCGGGTGGAGCCAGTGACCTGCAAAGTGTCTCTGGTGCAGGCAGCCGATCCCCGCCTGCCCTGCTCCCCAGGTGCGAACTTCATTGACCCCAGCCATGGATCACTTCAGCTGCAGCAACAGCTCGAGGGGTAGAAAACCACTCAAACCAACGACTATCTGTTTGCCTGTGAAACCAATACTCACTACAGTTAAATAACTACTTTTATCATATACATAActgtacaaatataaaaccttaACAGCCTGTGTAAGTTTTGGTGTTGTATTATTAATGAAGGAAACGTGTGTGACATTTGTCTGTGAAAGTATATTTAAGTAAAACTGCAGCATTTTCCAGCAATTTTATGAAACCGAGCACCAAATGATGCACCGTGTAAACAAATTTAGGAAATTCAGGCATCAATcttctttaaataaaacttctttttcagtatatatttgatatattagGTAACATAGTAAGCGGTTTGTCTGCCAATGGCGGCCTGAAGCTTCTAACTCTAACTAAGAAGAAGCtacataactttattttaatacagattGTGTGTAGAACTTCTCATGCcaaaaactgtaaagaaatCTGTTTTTGGAGACACCAAGCCAAATGCCATATCTTTAGTTAATCCAATAATGACTTGTTGTAAATATaagcatatatatacacacacacgtattaaTATATACAACAAATTCTATTGAAATTGACCTGTTCTCTGCTGTAACTCATTTAACCTCCAAATAAAATCCTTGTTTACAAAGACAAATGATGTTGAACTCTGTTTAGTAATGGATAACTCCCTCACAcataatttatcaaatttaaatcacacttttaattaatttttctcttgTAGTATTTACATGTCAGTGAAGCCTTTGCTCAAGCTGAAGGAAAGACagttaaacagtaaaaatatcaTGGATAAGAAAGAGCTGTCTCATAAAGTCAGAAATATCAGTTGTGCGAGTGAATAAAGGAGACAAAGatcaaataaatgcataaacGCACAACAACCACAGCGATAGCTGCACTTCACATTGTCAATGTGAATTGATCTTCCTAAAAGAAATATGTATTCAAAGTTAGGATGCATCGAAAAATGCATATgacaaaaggcaaaatataGGTTGCATACTTAACATATCCATCAATGGCTCTGCATTTAcaatggaaacacaaaaaacagattctTTGTTCCTGAAATGTGCAAGTCTGTGCTAacacccccccaacacacacacacacacacacacacacacacacacacacacacacacacacacacacacacacacacacacacacgcacacacagacacacacacagacacacagacaggaccACACAATCATCTGTCAAGACCCCCAGAAACACAATATTAATGCCTGATCATCTCTCGGTCATAGTCTCACAGTCAAATATTAATGCTGTTGGTCCCTGTAAACTGGGACACGTAGGATGCCAAGGCCGGGTTGGTAGGCAGGACCTTGATTGGCAGATCCCAGCTGAAGGTATCCACATCGACAAGTTCTGCCCCGGCCCAAACTGTGACCTCTGATTGGTTCTGCAGAACGGTGGGTGGTTCCATAGGCTCCCGGGCGGTGACGAATTCAAAGTGCAGCCGCCACCTAAGAGATACTGTACAAAGAGGTAAAGATTTGGGTGTTAACCTTCATGTGTAACAGTTTGACTTTATTCTGCATATTATCATGTTAAAATGGGGCTTGATACTCAGTTGATTATATGACACAAAGTTAATTAAAAGGCACTAATAAAGGCCTAAATAACCTCttaaatgttgtaaataaaactcaataaactaaactaaatagATTTTTGCCCACCTTTAAAAGCTGAGTTCTTTCTTGAGATAAATTAGATGCCTTAGTCTTTGAATATGACTTTACTGTTCATGAAAAAACACGTTGAACACATTTCTTTcctcaaaaaaacatttgaaaagacagattttggattttggagacagaattttttacattcatgtttgccagctgtctttttctttcccgTCTCTTGCTGGcacactgctgtttttcttggtgTACTACCGCATGAAAGAAAATCAGGAATGGGTATCATGTCTCCCACAAACTTGTGTGCGTGCACAAGATAAAATCAAAACTGGGACctgcttttaaaaagatgtTACTCCATAGAGTTACTATTATTAAAAACCTCCAGAGGATACCTTTAACAAAAGTTGGACATGTGGGACAAAGGACAAATTTGCCTCCACGATAAAGTCTGCATCTATGCGCGTAAcatattttatctttgtgatgtgtgtaaatcatttttgttattaacCTTTAGGAAAATAATGGCTCTTAAAACATTCTGTTAAAAGCAGTACCAACAATTTCACTATGGCAAAAGGTTTGGACAACACTGATCTACAAAGTCATTGTGGTGGAGTCTGAAATTTCATGTTTGaccaaaagaaacacacacaagataagaaataagaaattcTGCCCTGTAAGGCTAACCATTGTGATTTTCAATGCTAGAAGACactgtaaatattataataactGCAATTatttgggggaaaaacaaaaatcagaaatgtgATGTCTGAGCAATTACTTGAGATGTCACGTTTGACATCAGACAGGTTTCAGCCTATTGGTGACTGACCTATGTCTGTGCTGAAACCCGGTGTGACATTGAGCGGGATGGGGAGGGAGAAGTGGCTCGAGGCAGTGTGGAGGCAGGACTCCATGTGTCGCCCGTGTCCGGTCACACTGACGGCCTGGCCGGGACGCCGCTGGTACTGCTGCTGGATCTCCTCCTCACTCTGGAGGCTCACGGAATACTGGAAAACACATACATGGGCGTACAGGAAGTCATAATTCCCACACTGGTTAATTAGAAAAATCCAatgttgtacaaaaaaaactgagcgTGCAGCAGCGTACAAATACAAGAACTATAAATACACCTGTAAGCAGGGGATGTCGCCCTCTGAGAAGTTGAATGTGCCGATGATGTCCTCCCCAAGTCTGTAAACAGTCTTGAAGATGCAGAACTTTGCCACTTTCCCTCGCATATTGGTGATATTGAACATGTCTAAAGAAAACAGAATCACACAGGTCAAAGTGGAAacccaaataaataaactgtggaaaatgtaaatcataatcGAGGATTATATGTAGAATACCTTCTTTTAATTAACCCCCCCCATTATAGAGCATTTACTAAAATCCAGTTTGTGtcttctttacattttctctaGACATTGTATAATGCATACTATGTGAAATTACTCACGTGGGCAGCGTCTTGAGGTGGTGACCATCAGCATGTCCAGTGCTCTCTCCAAAGGCCGAGCATCCCTGCGGCTCGCTTCCTCTTCCTCTAGGAACGGGTTAGAAGGAGAAACCTCCTCATCCTGGGGAAATGGAGGTTCTGGCATGCCTACAGATCAGACAGGAAAATGTCAGACATTACATGTACACAGTATGATAGAAGTTACATGACGAGACTATTGTCTTTATTTCCCCTGACCAAAGACAGTggtaaaaatcacaaaaataaactggTCCCTTTCACTTAACACAAACCTTTCTAGAATAAACCAGCAAATCTTAACCAGCATTTGGCCTGTTGTGCTGCTATAACTTTCCTCATACTAATCTTCACCAAGAATTATGGAAAAGCAGAAGTAAACATTTCACCACTCTTGTGGTTTCAACACCTAAGTGACACACCTCATTAGTACTGAAAGCTTTAAAGTGCAAAATACAAGAATTTGAGGTTAAAATTGATCCAGAGTAATCTCACCCTGCAGAACCAGCACTCTGAAGGGAACTCGGAGTAGTTTGATGGGAGAGTTGACTCTCTGGCAGCCAATGGTCAGTTTGTAGACGTATTTCACTGCCTGACCACGGAAACTAGGAGGACCATCTATGGGTACAACCTCACTGTATGAATCTGTGGTAGAGTGAATCACAAAGAGAAAGATATAAGTTCATAGGTAAACGCTGCATGACCATTTGGGAGAAAAATACTGGATATTAAAAATTCTAAATCTCTTTAATGCCAACTGGTCTGTAAAGAGGTTGTCATTCTGAGACATGTACTAAGGCATACCTCTAATCTTTTGAAAGTTATTTTATCACAACTTTGTTACACTCATGTTGTGAAAAGATTTAGctcatttttaaacttgttgATTTTTGTGAATCCAGGTTTttcacatatgcaaacacacttaCAGGTTTTGCTCTCCCCAGGGTCCAGGCGCAGGTCACAAAATAGTATCTTAGGTGGTGTGTCCAGCACACACTGCCCTCGCTCTCCTGTAGAAGAAAAGAATTGTTGCGGAGATTTGATgcattttacacattaataaaGAAGGCCACTGAAACAGGACTAATAATATCCAGATCCTTTCAAATCTTTGCTGTATTTTAGTTAGTAACGAAACGTTTTTGTctatttaaaacataataaatactTCATGTAAATTTACTTCTATAAATGTTTACTATAGAAAATAGTGTTTTTCAGTTCTGCTTATCTCAGGTTCCACCAAGTCCTCCTTGCACTGACCTCTACTTGGAATTAGCACTGTGTCGCTTTCAGCCTGGACATCCTGTTTATTGCCCTGGGACGGGAGGGCCACCCTGCTCTCGCTGGCATGAAACTGACAGTGAATCTGGGCGCTGGCCCATGCCAGCATCTCACTGGGACACAGTTGTAAAACAAGGATTACACAATGGCATCTAAATCTCACCAAAATAAACACCTCATTTAAAAGCTAAATCAACATATTACtttagaaaaccaaaacaaatcagGATTCTCAGCTTagatcttaatttttttttagatagcAGGTACCCAGGGTCACTGTACACGGGGCAATGACATACAGAATGAAAGTTCTCTTCAACAATGCAACGATAAAACAACGATACAAAGATTACAAaaaattagggctgcaagtaccgattattttcattacagattAACCAAATGAATGATCATTTGCTCCAAAAAATGTTAGTAAATATTGACAGACACGCATTATAAGATCCCATTGCCCAAGGTTCCGTCTTCAAatgtcagtccaaaa is a window of Xiphias gladius isolate SHS-SW01 ecotype Sanya breed wild chromosome 12, ASM1685928v1, whole genome shotgun sequence DNA encoding:
- the msmp1 gene encoding prostate-associated microseminoprotein, whose translation is MKMEIAGVNWLLAAAGFLLWTSGVSAAPMECHFNSKALCVFEGRHYSLGETWMDNTCMQCTCLHPVGVGCCETVHRPVDFPAWCEVRVEPVTCKVSLVQAADPRLPCSPGANFIDPSHGSLQLQQQLEG
- the rgp1 gene encoding RAB6A-GEF complex partner protein 2, encoding MIEVVASMARGPVFLAGELMECLITFTNPISHLSTSASSEMLAWASAQIHCQFHASESRVALPSQGNKQDVQAESDTVLIPSRGERGQCVLDTPPKILFCDLRLDPGESKTYSYSEVVPIDGPPSFRGQAVKYVYKLTIGCQRVNSPIKLLRVPFRVLVLQGMPEPPFPQDEEVSPSNPFLEEEEASRRDARPLERALDMLMVTTSRRCPHMFNITNMRGKVAKFCIFKTVYRLGEDIIGTFNFSEGDIPCLQYSVSLQSEEEIQQQYQRRPGQAVSVTGHGRHMESCLHTASSHFSLPIPLNVTPGFSTDIVSLRWRLHFEFVTAREPMEPPTVLQNQSEVTVWAGAELVDVDTFSWDLPIKVLPTNPALASYVSQFTGTNSINI